Proteins from a single region of Synchiropus splendidus isolate RoL2022-P1 chromosome 3, RoL_Sspl_1.0, whole genome shotgun sequence:
- the LOC128755405 gene encoding cyclic AMP-responsive element-binding protein-like, whose amino-acid sequence MDNLPNNQPGHVQYFEEVKYYPSNYTIQTLPGTTSDMSAFQQYQQVMVQPSPAPLKGVVQDASQKRALRLLKNRDAAREYRERKIEYFKRLENRVVDLEKQNNALMEEIRALKIKHGIKVEKEEKM is encoded by the exons ATGGACAACCTACCGAACAATCAACCGGGACATGTGCAGTATTTTGAAGAGGTCAAGTACTACCCCAGCAACTACACCATCCAGACGCTGCCAG GCACGACCAGTGACATGAGCGCCTTCCAGCAGTACCAGCAGGTGATGGTCCAGCCCAGCCCTGCCCCGCTCAAGGGTGTCGTACAGGACGCCTCGCAGAAGAGGGCGCTGCGCTTGTTGAAGAACAG GGACGCCGCGCGAGAGTATCGCGAGAGAAAGATTGAGTATTTTAAGCGGCTGGAGAACCGCgtggtggacctggagaaacAGAACAACGCTCTGATGGAGGAGATCCGAGCCCTGAAGATCAAACACGGAATCAAAgtggaaaaagaagagaaaatgtgA
- the LOC128755404 gene encoding cyclic AMP-dependent transcription factor ATF-1-like isoform X2 — translation MDQQLRTQRGCFRMTGNPQQFQYECPQKLQFRIVNNAPPAGAESLLQQQPTSGGQMFSSKTLPDDMSAYQLHGSAPGLQRLVVPGANPKKSVQDPSQKRAVRLMKNRIAVQEFRQRKKEYVERLEKRAADLQRQHAALKEELSALKAKYGLAM, via the exons ATGGATCAGCAATTACGGACTCAGCGAGGATGCTTCAGAATGACAG GAAACCCTCAGCAGTTCCAGTACGAGTGTCCGCAGAAGCTGCAATTCAGGATCGTGAAcaatgcgccccctgctggagcagagagcctcctgcagcagcagcccacCAGTGGCGGGCAGATGTTTTCCAGCAAGACGCTCCCAG ATGACATGAGCGCCTACCAGCTACACGGCTCTGCCCCCGGCCTGCAGAGGCTGGTCGTCCCCGGCGCCAACCCCAAGAAGTCGGTGCAGGACCCGTCGCAGAAGCGAGCTGTGCGGCTGATGAAGAACAG GATCGCCGTCCAGGAGTTCCGACAAAGAAAGAAGGAGTATGTGGAGCGCTTGGAGAAGCGCGCGGCCGACCTGCAGAGACAACACGCCGCTCTGAAGGAGGAGCTCAGCGCCCTCAAGGCCAAATACGGACTCGCCATGTGA
- the LOC128755404 gene encoding cyclic AMP-dependent transcription factor ATF-1-like isoform X1, protein MDDPAGQYHFYEDRKYFPDSYSLYTLPGNPQQFQYECPQKLQFRIVNNAPPAGAESLLQQQPTSGGQMFSSKTLPDDMSAYQLHGSAPGLQRLVVPGANPKKSVQDPSQKRAVRLMKNRIAVQEFRQRKKEYVERLEKRAADLQRQHAALKEELSALKAKYGLAM, encoded by the exons ATGGACGATCCAGCTGGACAGTATCACTTCTATGAGGATAGAAAATATTTCCCTGACAGTTATTCTCTTTACACGCTCCCAG GAAACCCTCAGCAGTTCCAGTACGAGTGTCCGCAGAAGCTGCAATTCAGGATCGTGAAcaatgcgccccctgctggagcagagagcctcctgcagcagcagcccacCAGTGGCGGGCAGATGTTTTCCAGCAAGACGCTCCCAG ATGACATGAGCGCCTACCAGCTACACGGCTCTGCCCCCGGCCTGCAGAGGCTGGTCGTCCCCGGCGCCAACCCCAAGAAGTCGGTGCAGGACCCGTCGCAGAAGCGAGCTGTGCGGCTGATGAAGAACAG GATCGCCGTCCAGGAGTTCCGACAAAGAAAGAAGGAGTATGTGGAGCGCTTGGAGAAGCGCGCGGCCGACCTGCAGAGACAACACGCCGCTCTGAAGGAGGAGCTCAGCGCCCTCAAGGCCAAATACGGACTCGCCATGTGA